In Silene latifolia isolate original U9 population chromosome X, ASM4854445v1, whole genome shotgun sequence, the following proteins share a genomic window:
- the LOC141618881 gene encoding uncharacterized protein LOC141618881: MVSATNPDPLLIFRYSLLRFNLFLICIFSRRLATMTNDSSSSKSVFHPAYSVSNIKNFVPIILEAENVHYASWAELFLNTARAFDVLDHVAPPKDVVIQKDGQWDRLDAIVKQWIYSTISLDLLHTILAPGLSAQEAWDRLKDIFNDNKNSRAMYLERQFTSTHMDNFPNVSAYCQKLKMIADQLANVRSPVSETRLVLQLVTHLSASYNSVATLIQQSDPLPSFYKAWSMLTLEESHMAKESPDTALVSSQTSSTDSSSRSNNKNSGNNSNYRGKGN; encoded by the coding sequence ATGGTATCAGCTACCAATCCCGATCCTCTACTCATCTTCCGCTATTCTCTTCTTCGTTTCAATTTATTTCTTATCTGCATCTTCAGTCGTCGTCTCGCCACCATGACTAATGACTCCTCCTCCTCCAAATCCGTTTTCCATCCCGCTTACTCTGTTTCCAATATCAAAAACTTCGTTCCCATTATCCTTGAGGCCGAGAATGTTCATTATGCGTCATGGGCGGAGCTCTTTCTCAACACAGCCCGTGCCTTTGATGTCCTTGACCACGTTGCTCCTCCTAAGGATGTCGTGATACAAAAAGATGGGCAATGGGATCGTCTCGACGCAATCGTGAAACAATGGATCTATAGCACGATTTCGCTTGACCTTCTCCATACCATCCTTGCACCCGGTCTCTCCGCTCAAGAAGCGTGGGATCGTCTCAAGGACATATTTAACGATAACAAAAATTCTCGAGCCATGTACTTGGAGCGACAATTCACCAGCACACACATGGATAATTTTCCAAATGTGTCCGCCTACTGCCAGAAACTCAAGATGATAGCCGATCAATTGGCTAATGTCAGATCCCCTGTCTCGGAGACTCGCCTGGTTCTTCAACTCGTCACACATCTCTCGGCAAGTTACAATAGTGTGGCGACCTTGATTCAACAAAGCGACCCCTTGCCCTCGTTTTACAAGGCTTGGTCCATGCTTACTCTTGAGGAGAGCCACATGGCGAAGGAGTCCCCTGACACTGCCCTTGTCTCGTCCCAAACATCCTCCACTGACTCTTCCTCTCGATCCAACAATAAGAACAGTGGAAATAACTCCAATTATCGGGGCAAAGGCAATTGA